Proteins from a genomic interval of Leifsonia shinshuensis:
- a CDS encoding GbsR/MarR family transcriptional regulator, translating into MARDERALTEMMEHSAAVLTAAGFPKMPARVLMALTVTDSAGLTAAQLAERLDVSAAAISGAVRYLQTLGIVRRLSQNGSRRDLYQMPADWYALMVRNSPIYGVLADQADAGLAAIDDPDDPATERLRDMAGFYRFMRDRLPDMLNEWEQIRAARDA; encoded by the coding sequence ATGGCCAGGGACGAACGGGCGCTGACGGAGATGATGGAGCACTCCGCGGCGGTGCTGACCGCCGCGGGGTTCCCGAAGATGCCCGCCCGGGTGCTGATGGCGCTCACCGTGACCGACTCGGCCGGTCTCACGGCCGCGCAGCTGGCCGAGCGGCTGGACGTGAGCGCCGCGGCCATCTCCGGCGCGGTCCGCTACCTGCAGACCCTCGGGATCGTGCGGCGGCTCTCCCAGAACGGCAGCCGCCGCGACCTCTACCAGATGCCCGCCGACTGGTATGCGCTGATGGTCCGCAACAGCCCGATCTACGGCGTCCTCGCCGACCAGGCGGATGCCGGCCTGGCGGCGATCGACGACCCGGACGACCCCGCCACCGAGCGCCTGCGTGACATGGCCGGCTTCTACCGCTTCATGCGGGACCGCCTGCCCGACATGCTCAACGAGTGGGAGCAGATCCGCGCGGCGCGGGACGCGTAG
- a CDS encoding MBL fold metallo-hydrolase encodes MRLTVLGTASHYPTPEAACSGYLLEHGRAAVWVDAGPGSLAELQRHRSPADLDALWISHAHADHTADLLPLYYALAFGDLPPRPPLPLLGPADLRGRLVGFLGPGAGPELDRVFAFASLADRRSLRIGGLELDWEAVPHDVPAWALRARAGDASLVYTGDATLSPGLVAFAGGCDLLLSEAGADRPDGSHLTPEDAGALAADARAGRLLLTHLALGLDPAEAVRRAAGNYDGPIAPARPGDVVSVGPVSEAVPTVEA; translated from the coding sequence ATGCGCCTCACCGTCCTCGGCACCGCCAGCCACTACCCGACCCCGGAGGCCGCCTGCTCCGGCTACCTGCTCGAGCACGGCCGCGCCGCCGTCTGGGTGGATGCCGGGCCCGGCAGCCTCGCCGAGCTCCAGCGGCACCGCTCGCCCGCCGACCTCGACGCGCTCTGGATCTCGCACGCGCACGCGGACCACACCGCCGACCTGCTCCCGCTCTACTACGCGCTCGCGTTCGGCGACCTCCCGCCGCGGCCGCCGCTGCCTCTGCTCGGCCCGGCCGACCTGCGCGGGCGGCTCGTCGGGTTCCTCGGCCCCGGCGCCGGCCCCGAGCTCGACCGGGTGTTCGCGTTCGCGTCCCTCGCCGACCGCCGGAGCCTGCGCATCGGCGGCCTCGAACTGGACTGGGAGGCCGTGCCGCACGACGTCCCCGCCTGGGCGCTGCGGGCGCGGGCCGGGGACGCCTCCCTCGTCTACACCGGCGACGCGACCCTGTCGCCCGGGCTCGTCGCTTTCGCCGGCGGGTGCGACCTGCTGCTCTCGGAGGCCGGGGCCGACCGGCCGGACGGCAGCCACCTCACGCCGGAGGACGCGGGCGCGCTCGCCGCGGACGCGCGCGCCGGACGCCTCCTGCTCACCCACCTCGCCCTCGGCCTGGACCCCGCGGAGGCCGTCCGGCGCGCCGCAGGGAACTACGACGGGCCCATCGCTCCGGCCCGTCCGGGCGACGTCGTGTCGGTCGGCCCGGTGTCGGAGGCTGTTCCTACAGTGGAGGCATGA
- a CDS encoding ABC transporter ATP-binding protein, translated as MTTVIEAAGLEKRFGRVRALDGLDLTVSEGEVHGFLGPNGAGKSTTIRILLGLARSNGGSARVFGSDPWRDAVALHRCIAYVPGDVSLWPNLSGGEAIDLLARLRGGTADKAAYAERKKRLIEVFQLDPTKKGRAYSKGNRQKVALVAAFATPADLYILDEPTSGLDPLMEATFNAEIARISRDGATVLLSSHILSEVEQLCDRVSIIREGKTVESGTLDELRHLTRTEVSFAEDGTTDAQLARIPDAHDLRTDNGRIKFTADSDGLAPVLAALAELNVKSLTVAPPSLEELFLRHYGDELAGVDKLEAEAKGR; from the coding sequence ATGACCACAGTGATTGAGGCCGCGGGCCTCGAGAAGCGATTCGGCAGGGTCCGGGCACTCGACGGACTCGACCTCACCGTCAGCGAGGGCGAAGTCCACGGTTTCCTCGGGCCGAACGGCGCAGGCAAGTCCACGACCATCCGCATCCTCCTGGGCCTCGCCCGCTCCAACGGCGGCTCGGCTCGGGTCTTCGGCAGCGACCCCTGGCGGGACGCCGTCGCACTCCACCGGTGCATCGCCTACGTCCCGGGCGACGTCAGCCTCTGGCCGAACCTGTCCGGCGGCGAGGCCATCGACCTCCTCGCCCGGCTGCGCGGCGGCACCGCCGACAAGGCCGCCTACGCCGAGCGCAAGAAGCGTCTGATCGAGGTCTTCCAGCTCGACCCGACCAAGAAGGGGCGCGCCTACTCGAAGGGCAACCGCCAGAAAGTCGCTCTGGTCGCCGCCTTCGCGACCCCGGCCGACCTGTACATCCTCGACGAGCCGACGAGCGGCCTCGACCCGCTGATGGAGGCCACCTTCAACGCCGAGATCGCCCGGATCTCCCGGGACGGTGCGACCGTGCTGCTCTCCAGCCACATCCTCTCGGAGGTCGAGCAGCTCTGCGACCGGGTCAGCATCATCCGCGAGGGCAAGACCGTCGAGTCCGGCACGCTGGACGAGCTCCGCCACCTGACCCGCACCGAGGTCTCGTTCGCCGAGGACGGCACGACGGACGCACAGCTCGCGCGCATCCCCGACGCCCACGACCTGCGCACCGACAACGGCCGGATCAAGTTCACCGCGGACAGCGACGGCCTCGCACCCGTCCTCGCAGCGCTCGCCGAGCTGAACGTGAAGAGCCTGACCGTCGCGCCGCCGTCCCTGGAGGAGCTGTTCCTCCGCCACTACGGCGACGAGCTGGCCGGCGTCGACAAGCTGGAGGCGGAGGCGAAGGGGCGATGA
- a CDS encoding HNH endonuclease family protein translates to MSRASTRRRGPASLPVVVALLVVLAGAGGYAALTGGGAGGAPADRSSSVASSDPSTLASPAGARAADGLLDAAGARAALAQLPVKGRAPATGYDRVARFGEAWLDVDGNGCDTRDDILARDLAGVTRRTDCKVLTGTLDDPYTGRSIAFTRGVQTSALVQIDHVVALLDAWQTGAQGLTQEARVRLANDPLELLAVDGATNQAKGAGDAATWLPPNRGFRCEYAARQVAVKAKYGLWVTPAEGAALKGILAAC, encoded by the coding sequence GTGAGCCGCGCCTCCACGCGGCGCCGCGGGCCGGCGTCGCTGCCGGTCGTCGTCGCCCTGCTGGTCGTCCTGGCGGGCGCAGGAGGGTATGCGGCGCTGACCGGGGGCGGTGCCGGCGGCGCACCCGCGGATCGGTCGTCGTCCGTCGCGTCCTCCGACCCTTCCACGCTCGCCTCCCCGGCCGGCGCCCGCGCGGCGGACGGCCTGCTCGACGCGGCCGGAGCGCGTGCCGCGCTGGCGCAGCTCCCGGTGAAGGGCCGCGCCCCCGCGACCGGCTATGACCGTGTCGCGCGCTTCGGGGAGGCTTGGCTCGACGTGGACGGGAACGGCTGCGACACCCGGGACGACATCCTCGCCCGGGATCTCGCCGGCGTGACCCGGCGCACGGACTGCAAGGTCCTCACCGGCACCCTGGACGACCCCTACACCGGCCGGAGCATCGCGTTCACGCGCGGCGTGCAGACCTCCGCCCTCGTGCAGATCGACCACGTCGTGGCGTTGCTGGACGCCTGGCAGACCGGCGCGCAGGGCCTCACTCAGGAGGCGAGGGTCCGGCTCGCCAACGACCCGCTCGAACTCCTGGCCGTGGACGGCGCCACCAACCAGGCCAAAGGCGCGGGCGACGCCGCCACGTGGCTGCCGCCGAACCGCGGATTCCGCTGCGAGTACGCGGCCCGGCAGGTCGCGGTGAAGGCGAAGTACGGCCTGTGGGTGACGCCCGCGGAGGGCGCGGCCCTGAAGGGCATCCTGGCCGCCTGCTGA
- a CDS encoding ABC transporter permease encodes MSTTTTDRPAARAGQTAVPERGRVATLGVLLRQRLRRDRWQLLIWILSIAFLALFSAASIVQTYGSAAGREELIRLAIANPTVLVLRGLPQGTGLAAVTFFEIYTFLALLAGLMNTFLAVRHSRAEEESGRAELIGSTPAARLTPTVATVVHGVLADIVLALATALGFMAAGLPAYGSLVAGAAVGGAGIAFLAVGLLLAQVMSTSRGANGYASAVVVLAWVLRGIGDAIGTVTSSGTTMVSGWPTWLSPIGWGEQFSPWVRNDWTPLLLQLGFAVVLIAAVFGLQAVRDSGAGIVPERAGRADALPTLNGPLGLAWRLQWPTILGWTVGGLLTGVLAGALGSVVSSSIANDPNLANIRDAVAHLGAGGSGPMTALFLSAIMSIVGVLAAACAVQAVIRLRQEEVGGSAEVMMATPVSRVRWLFDFVLVGLIAIVLVLVAAALAAGLSAIAAGEKASSFNDAFAAAAAQFPVALVYLGVLTLVFVVLPSWTVPVGWAALGAGAFIGIFGALIKLPDWLRHVSPFADAPVVVGKVDWTGGYWMFGIAIVALAASAVLIRRRDFAIG; translated from the coding sequence ATGAGCACCACGACCACCGACCGCCCGGCCGCGCGGGCCGGGCAGACCGCGGTCCCCGAGCGCGGACGCGTCGCGACCCTCGGGGTCCTGCTCCGTCAGCGCCTGCGGCGCGACCGCTGGCAGCTGCTCATCTGGATCCTCTCCATCGCCTTCCTCGCGCTGTTCTCGGCCGCGAGCATCGTCCAGACCTACGGGTCGGCGGCCGGCCGCGAGGAGCTCATCCGGCTGGCGATCGCCAATCCGACCGTCCTCGTCCTCCGCGGGCTGCCGCAGGGGACCGGACTCGCCGCGGTCACCTTCTTCGAGATCTACACCTTCCTGGCGCTGCTCGCCGGCCTCATGAACACCTTCCTCGCCGTGCGGCACTCGCGCGCGGAGGAGGAGTCGGGCCGCGCCGAGCTGATCGGCTCCACCCCGGCGGCGCGGTTGACGCCCACCGTGGCCACGGTCGTCCACGGCGTCCTCGCGGACATCGTGCTGGCGCTCGCGACCGCGCTCGGCTTCATGGCGGCGGGCCTGCCCGCGTACGGCTCGCTCGTCGCCGGCGCGGCGGTCGGCGGCGCGGGCATCGCCTTCCTCGCGGTCGGCCTCCTGCTCGCGCAGGTGATGAGCACCTCCCGCGGCGCCAATGGATACGCCTCCGCCGTCGTCGTGCTGGCCTGGGTGCTGCGCGGGATCGGCGACGCGATCGGCACGGTCACGAGCAGCGGGACGACCATGGTGTCCGGCTGGCCCACCTGGCTCAGCCCGATCGGCTGGGGCGAGCAGTTCTCCCCGTGGGTGCGCAACGACTGGACGCCGCTGCTTCTGCAGCTCGGGTTCGCCGTCGTGCTCATCGCCGCCGTGTTCGGCCTCCAGGCCGTGCGCGACTCGGGCGCGGGAATCGTCCCGGAGCGCGCGGGGCGCGCGGACGCGCTGCCGACGCTGAACGGCCCGCTGGGGCTCGCCTGGCGCCTGCAGTGGCCGACGATCCTCGGCTGGACGGTCGGCGGCCTCCTGACCGGTGTCCTCGCGGGGGCGCTCGGCAGCGTGGTCAGCTCCTCGATCGCCAACGACCCCAACCTGGCGAACATCCGGGATGCCGTCGCCCACCTGGGCGCGGGCGGCTCCGGACCGATGACGGCGCTGTTCCTCTCCGCGATCATGTCGATCGTCGGCGTGCTCGCCGCGGCCTGCGCGGTGCAGGCGGTCATCCGGCTGCGGCAGGAGGAGGTCGGCGGCTCGGCCGAGGTGATGATGGCGACTCCGGTCTCCCGCGTGCGCTGGCTGTTCGACTTCGTCCTGGTCGGCCTGATCGCGATCGTGCTGGTGCTGGTGGCCGCGGCCCTCGCCGCCGGGCTGTCTGCCATCGCGGCCGGCGAGAAGGCGTCGAGCTTCAACGACGCGTTCGCCGCCGCCGCCGCGCAGTTCCCGGTGGCCCTGGTCTACCTGGGCGTGCTGACGCTGGTGTTCGTGGTGCTGCCGAGCTGGACCGTCCCGGTCGGCTGGGCCGCCCTCGGCGCCGGGGCCTTCATCGGCATCTTCGGCGCCCTGATCAAGCTCCCGGACTGGCTGCGGCACGTCTCCCCGTTCGCGGACGCGCCCGTGGTCGTCGGGAAGGTCGATTGGACCGGTGGATACTGGATGTTCGGCATCGCGATCGTCGCGCTCGCCGCCTCGGCGGTGCTGATCCGCCGCCGCGACTTCGCGATCGGGTAG